Proteins from one Anastrepha obliqua isolate idAnaObli1 chromosome 2, idAnaObli1_1.0, whole genome shotgun sequence genomic window:
- the LOC129237673 gene encoding phosphorylase b kinase gamma catalytic chain, skeletal muscle/heart isoform isoform X1, translating into MAKDEEEDDVLPDKDAAKGFYAKYEPKEILGRGISSTVRRCIEKETGKEFAAKIIDLGAATEAGDTNPYHMLEATRQEISILRQVMGHPYIIDLQDVFESDAFVFLVFELCPKGELFDYLTSVVTLSEKKTRTIMRQIFEGVEYIHSKNIVHRDLKPENILLDENHNVKITDFGFARQLKGDEKLADLCGTPGYLAPETLKCNMFEGSPGYSKEVDIWACGVIMFTLLVGCPPFWHRKQMVMLRNIMEGKYSFTSPEWADISEDPKDLIRKCLVVDPAKRITVKEVLKHPFFNQMLFEQNIDGLKRSLSTKSRRMSRINDIALVLCPESSSDGRTTYHLKSQNIRNTLSNGNQLFYDANFNKTRTSYSNNIQHSPNSNYNSNNNNRISMTNLYLSKQANNHSNTNTPSTTSSKFTAAFSNCTTYNQSNYQSNGGNMFINFTAGPDTFSATKTYNNSIGNAAPTQTPTPFAMQEQQQQQQLYRQKPQQQQQQQAYEQQLRKQSRFNARKKFQFAILVIRAMIRIRRLRYTAEPLRVEEAIRDPYRVKVLRKVIDGCAFRVYGHWVKKGEGQNRAALFENTPRTELHALYINNLSR; encoded by the exons GGGGATCAGTTCCACAGTGCGCCGCTGCATTGAAAAGGAGACAGGCAAAGAATTTGCCGCAAAAATCATAGATCTTGGCGCCGCTACCGAAGCCGGCGATACGAATCCATATCACATGCTTGAAGCCACAAGGCAGGAAATATCAATACTCAGACAAGTTATGGGGCATCCCTATATAA TTGATCTACAGGATGTCTTCGAATCGGACGCTTTCGTCTTTTTAGTATTTGAGTTATGTCCAAAAGGCGAACTCTTCGATTACCTCACCTCGGTAGTAACGCTGTCCGAGAAGAAGACTCGCACAATTATGCGACAAATATTTGAGGGTGTCGAGTATATACACTCGAAAAACATTGTGCATCGTGATTTGAAACCCGAAAATATTCTCCTCGATGAAAATCATAATGTTAAGATAACAGATTTTGGCTTCGCGCGGCAGCTGAAGGGCGATGAAAAGTTGGCAG ACCTTTGTGGCACGCCCGGTTACTTGGCACCGGAAACACTAAAATGTAATATGTTTGAGGGGTCGCCAGGCTATTCCAAAGAAGTTGATAT TTGGGCCTGCGGCGTCATTATGTTCACATTGCTAGTTGGTTGTCCACCGTTTTGGCACCGCAAACAGATGGTCATGCTGCGCAATATAATGGAGGGCAAATATAGTTTCACCTCGCCCGAATGGGCTGATAtatcag AGGATCCAAAGGATCTGATACGCAAATGTCTAGTCGTCGATCCTGCGAAACGAATCACAGTGAAGGAAGTATTAAAGCATCCATTCTTCAACCAGATG TTATTCGAGCAAAATATCGATGGACTGAAGCGCAGCCTATCCACCAAATCTAGGAGAATGAGTCGCATCAATGACATTGCACTG GTTTTATGCCCTGAATCGTCGTCAGATGGCCGCACCACTTATCATCTTAAATCGCAAAATATACGCAACACACTTAGCAATGGCAATCAGTTATTTTATGAtgccaattttaataaaactcggacgagctacagcaacaacatacAACATTCCCCTAATTCCAACTATAActctaacaacaacaaccgcatcAGCATGACAAACTTGTACTTAAGTAAACAAGCGAATAATCATAGTAATACAAATACTCCTTCCACAACCTCTTCAAAATTCACAGCAGCTTTTTCAAATTGTACTACTTATAACCAAAGCAATTATCAAAGTAATGGTGGcaatatgtttataaatttcacGGCTGGTCCGGATACGTtttcagcaacaaaaacatataataaCAGTATTGGCAATGCGGCGCCGACGCAGACGCCGACGCCATTTGCAATGCaagagcaacagcaacagcagcagttaTATCGGCAAAAaccgcaacagcagcaacaacaacaagcatatGAACAACAG CTACGCAAACAAAGCCGCTTTAATGCGCGGAAAAAGTTCCAATTCGCTATTTTGGTTATACGCGCGATGATCAGGATACGCCGGTTACGCTACACCGCCGAGCCCCTGCGCGTTGAAGAGGCTATACGCGATCCATATCGGGTCAAGGTGCTCCGTAAG GTCATTGATGGCTGCGCCTTCCGCGTCTACGGTCATTGGGTGAAGAAGGGTGAGGGTCAGAATCGTGCCGCTCTCTTCGAGAACACCCCACGCACAGAGTTGCATGCGCTCTACATCAACAATTTAAGTCGATAG
- the LOC129237673 gene encoding phosphorylase b kinase gamma catalytic chain, skeletal muscle/heart isoform isoform X4, producing MAKDEEEDDVLPDKDAAKGFYAKYEPKEILGRGISSTVRRCIEKETGKEFAAKIIDLGAATEAGDTNPYHMLEATRQEISILRQVMGHPYIIDLQDVFESDAFVFLVFELCPKGELFDYLTSVVTLSEKKTRTIMRQIFEGVEYIHSKNIVHRDLKPENILLDENHNVKITDFGFARQLKGDEKLADLCGTPGYLAPETLKCNMFEGSPGYSKEVDIWACGVIMFTLLVGCPPFWHRKQMVMLRNIMEGKYSFTSPEWADISEDPKDLIRKCLVVDPAKRITVKEVLKHPFFNQMLRKQSRFNARKKFQFAILVIRAMIRIRRLRYTAEPLRVEEAIRDPYRVKVLRKVIDGCAFRVYGHWVKKGEGQNRAALFENTPRTELHALYINNLSR from the exons GGGGATCAGTTCCACAGTGCGCCGCTGCATTGAAAAGGAGACAGGCAAAGAATTTGCCGCAAAAATCATAGATCTTGGCGCCGCTACCGAAGCCGGCGATACGAATCCATATCACATGCTTGAAGCCACAAGGCAGGAAATATCAATACTCAGACAAGTTATGGGGCATCCCTATATAA TTGATCTACAGGATGTCTTCGAATCGGACGCTTTCGTCTTTTTAGTATTTGAGTTATGTCCAAAAGGCGAACTCTTCGATTACCTCACCTCGGTAGTAACGCTGTCCGAGAAGAAGACTCGCACAATTATGCGACAAATATTTGAGGGTGTCGAGTATATACACTCGAAAAACATTGTGCATCGTGATTTGAAACCCGAAAATATTCTCCTCGATGAAAATCATAATGTTAAGATAACAGATTTTGGCTTCGCGCGGCAGCTGAAGGGCGATGAAAAGTTGGCAG ACCTTTGTGGCACGCCCGGTTACTTGGCACCGGAAACACTAAAATGTAATATGTTTGAGGGGTCGCCAGGCTATTCCAAAGAAGTTGATAT TTGGGCCTGCGGCGTCATTATGTTCACATTGCTAGTTGGTTGTCCACCGTTTTGGCACCGCAAACAGATGGTCATGCTGCGCAATATAATGGAGGGCAAATATAGTTTCACCTCGCCCGAATGGGCTGATAtatcag AGGATCCAAAGGATCTGATACGCAAATGTCTAGTCGTCGATCCTGCGAAACGAATCACAGTGAAGGAAGTATTAAAGCATCCATTCTTCAACCAGATG CTACGCAAACAAAGCCGCTTTAATGCGCGGAAAAAGTTCCAATTCGCTATTTTGGTTATACGCGCGATGATCAGGATACGCCGGTTACGCTACACCGCCGAGCCCCTGCGCGTTGAAGAGGCTATACGCGATCCATATCGGGTCAAGGTGCTCCGTAAG GTCATTGATGGCTGCGCCTTCCGCGTCTACGGTCATTGGGTGAAGAAGGGTGAGGGTCAGAATCGTGCCGCTCTCTTCGAGAACACCCCACGCACAGAGTTGCATGCGCTCTACATCAACAATTTAAGTCGATAG
- the LOC129237673 gene encoding phosphorylase b kinase gamma catalytic chain, skeletal muscle/heart isoform isoform X2, protein MAKDEEEDDVLPDKDAAKGFYAKYEPKEILGRGISSTVRRCIEKETGKEFAAKIIDLGAATEAGDTNPYHMLEATRQEISILRQVMGHPYIIDLQDVFESDAFVFLVFELCPKGELFDYLTSVVTLSEKKTRTIMRQIFEGVEYIHSKNIVHRDLKPENILLDENHNVKITDFGFARQLKGDEKLADLCGTPGYLAPETLKCNMFEGSPGYSKEVDIWACGVIMFTLLVGCPPFWHRKQMVMLRNIMEGKYSFTSPEWADISEDPKDLIRKCLVVDPAKRITVKEVLKHPFFNQMVLCPESSSDGRTTYHLKSQNIRNTLSNGNQLFYDANFNKTRTSYSNNIQHSPNSNYNSNNNNRISMTNLYLSKQANNHSNTNTPSTTSSKFTAAFSNCTTYNQSNYQSNGGNMFINFTAGPDTFSATKTYNNSIGNAAPTQTPTPFAMQEQQQQQQLYRQKPQQQQQQQAYEQQLRKQSRFNARKKFQFAILVIRAMIRIRRLRYTAEPLRVEEAIRDPYRVKVLRKVIDGCAFRVYGHWVKKGEGQNRAALFENTPRTELHALYINNLSR, encoded by the exons GGGGATCAGTTCCACAGTGCGCCGCTGCATTGAAAAGGAGACAGGCAAAGAATTTGCCGCAAAAATCATAGATCTTGGCGCCGCTACCGAAGCCGGCGATACGAATCCATATCACATGCTTGAAGCCACAAGGCAGGAAATATCAATACTCAGACAAGTTATGGGGCATCCCTATATAA TTGATCTACAGGATGTCTTCGAATCGGACGCTTTCGTCTTTTTAGTATTTGAGTTATGTCCAAAAGGCGAACTCTTCGATTACCTCACCTCGGTAGTAACGCTGTCCGAGAAGAAGACTCGCACAATTATGCGACAAATATTTGAGGGTGTCGAGTATATACACTCGAAAAACATTGTGCATCGTGATTTGAAACCCGAAAATATTCTCCTCGATGAAAATCATAATGTTAAGATAACAGATTTTGGCTTCGCGCGGCAGCTGAAGGGCGATGAAAAGTTGGCAG ACCTTTGTGGCACGCCCGGTTACTTGGCACCGGAAACACTAAAATGTAATATGTTTGAGGGGTCGCCAGGCTATTCCAAAGAAGTTGATAT TTGGGCCTGCGGCGTCATTATGTTCACATTGCTAGTTGGTTGTCCACCGTTTTGGCACCGCAAACAGATGGTCATGCTGCGCAATATAATGGAGGGCAAATATAGTTTCACCTCGCCCGAATGGGCTGATAtatcag AGGATCCAAAGGATCTGATACGCAAATGTCTAGTCGTCGATCCTGCGAAACGAATCACAGTGAAGGAAGTATTAAAGCATCCATTCTTCAACCAGATG GTTTTATGCCCTGAATCGTCGTCAGATGGCCGCACCACTTATCATCTTAAATCGCAAAATATACGCAACACACTTAGCAATGGCAATCAGTTATTTTATGAtgccaattttaataaaactcggacgagctacagcaacaacatacAACATTCCCCTAATTCCAACTATAActctaacaacaacaaccgcatcAGCATGACAAACTTGTACTTAAGTAAACAAGCGAATAATCATAGTAATACAAATACTCCTTCCACAACCTCTTCAAAATTCACAGCAGCTTTTTCAAATTGTACTACTTATAACCAAAGCAATTATCAAAGTAATGGTGGcaatatgtttataaatttcacGGCTGGTCCGGATACGTtttcagcaacaaaaacatataataaCAGTATTGGCAATGCGGCGCCGACGCAGACGCCGACGCCATTTGCAATGCaagagcaacagcaacagcagcagttaTATCGGCAAAAaccgcaacagcagcaacaacaacaagcatatGAACAACAG CTACGCAAACAAAGCCGCTTTAATGCGCGGAAAAAGTTCCAATTCGCTATTTTGGTTATACGCGCGATGATCAGGATACGCCGGTTACGCTACACCGCCGAGCCCCTGCGCGTTGAAGAGGCTATACGCGATCCATATCGGGTCAAGGTGCTCCGTAAG GTCATTGATGGCTGCGCCTTCCGCGTCTACGGTCATTGGGTGAAGAAGGGTGAGGGTCAGAATCGTGCCGCTCTCTTCGAGAACACCCCACGCACAGAGTTGCATGCGCTCTACATCAACAATTTAAGTCGATAG
- the LOC129237673 gene encoding phosphorylase b kinase gamma catalytic chain, skeletal muscle/heart isoform isoform X3, whose protein sequence is MAKDEEEDDVLPDKDAAKGFYAKYEPKEILGRGISSTVRRCIEKETGKEFAAKIIDLGAATEAGDTNPYHMLEATRQEISILRQVMGHPYIIDLQDVFESDAFVFLVFELCPKGELFDYLTSVVTLSEKKTRTIMRQIFEGVEYIHSKNIVHRDLKPENILLDENHNVKITDFGFARQLKGDEKLADLCGTPGYLAPETLKCNMFEGSPGYSKEVDIWACGVIMFTLLVGCPPFWHRKQMVMLRNIMEGKYSFTSPEWADISEDPKDLIRKCLVVDPAKRITVKEVLKHPFFNQMLFEQNIDGLKRSLSTKSRRMSRINDIALLRKQSRFNARKKFQFAILVIRAMIRIRRLRYTAEPLRVEEAIRDPYRVKVLRKVIDGCAFRVYGHWVKKGEGQNRAALFENTPRTELHALYINNLSR, encoded by the exons GGGGATCAGTTCCACAGTGCGCCGCTGCATTGAAAAGGAGACAGGCAAAGAATTTGCCGCAAAAATCATAGATCTTGGCGCCGCTACCGAAGCCGGCGATACGAATCCATATCACATGCTTGAAGCCACAAGGCAGGAAATATCAATACTCAGACAAGTTATGGGGCATCCCTATATAA TTGATCTACAGGATGTCTTCGAATCGGACGCTTTCGTCTTTTTAGTATTTGAGTTATGTCCAAAAGGCGAACTCTTCGATTACCTCACCTCGGTAGTAACGCTGTCCGAGAAGAAGACTCGCACAATTATGCGACAAATATTTGAGGGTGTCGAGTATATACACTCGAAAAACATTGTGCATCGTGATTTGAAACCCGAAAATATTCTCCTCGATGAAAATCATAATGTTAAGATAACAGATTTTGGCTTCGCGCGGCAGCTGAAGGGCGATGAAAAGTTGGCAG ACCTTTGTGGCACGCCCGGTTACTTGGCACCGGAAACACTAAAATGTAATATGTTTGAGGGGTCGCCAGGCTATTCCAAAGAAGTTGATAT TTGGGCCTGCGGCGTCATTATGTTCACATTGCTAGTTGGTTGTCCACCGTTTTGGCACCGCAAACAGATGGTCATGCTGCGCAATATAATGGAGGGCAAATATAGTTTCACCTCGCCCGAATGGGCTGATAtatcag AGGATCCAAAGGATCTGATACGCAAATGTCTAGTCGTCGATCCTGCGAAACGAATCACAGTGAAGGAAGTATTAAAGCATCCATTCTTCAACCAGATG TTATTCGAGCAAAATATCGATGGACTGAAGCGCAGCCTATCCACCAAATCTAGGAGAATGAGTCGCATCAATGACATTGCACTG CTACGCAAACAAAGCCGCTTTAATGCGCGGAAAAAGTTCCAATTCGCTATTTTGGTTATACGCGCGATGATCAGGATACGCCGGTTACGCTACACCGCCGAGCCCCTGCGCGTTGAAGAGGCTATACGCGATCCATATCGGGTCAAGGTGCTCCGTAAG GTCATTGATGGCTGCGCCTTCCGCGTCTACGGTCATTGGGTGAAGAAGGGTGAGGGTCAGAATCGTGCCGCTCTCTTCGAGAACACCCCACGCACAGAGTTGCATGCGCTCTACATCAACAATTTAAGTCGATAG